In a genomic window of Caloenas nicobarica isolate bCalNic1 chromosome 1, bCalNic1.hap1, whole genome shotgun sequence:
- the C1R gene encoding complement C1r subcomponent, whose product MEMHVPFPPWAFLFFGVISSSPVPRKLFGEIRSPGYPKPYPNNNISIWDIHVPKGYVVKLTFRYFDLEPSESCFYDYVKIKADKKNLGRYCGQLGSITGNHPGRKEFVSKGNRMHLAFHSDFSNEDNGTVIPYRGFLAYYQAVDFDECDPNNAAEEDERPRCQHVCHNYVGGYFCSCRTGYQLQSDLHSCKVECSSELFTEASGYLSSPEYPQPYPEDLQCNYSIRLQKGLSIILKFLEPFEIDDHQQVRCPYDQLKIQARGREIGEFCGKESPGSIETNSNEVDILFLTDDSGFSRGWKIHYTSEKIRCPQPVPRDQFTIIRDPQPVYQFQDYFIVSCKTGYNLMEGNRKLPSFTAVCQADGTWHQSMPRCEIVNCGNPTDLTNGAFSYVNKPANNSYQSVITYQCNEPYYHIVTGTGGDRFTCSPEGTWVDRDGQVKIPACLPVCGKPDNPVTEVQRILGGKSARTGSFPWQALTGIHGRGGGALLGDRWILTAAHTIFPKEAARNNVSLDQLAQEADIFLGHTEVEELHKMGNHPVRRIFIHPDYNPNDQHNFNGDIALLELKHPVTLGPMVLPICLPGTTNNTFYTDGHMGYVSGFGVEKNFISNNLKYVSLPAVAREKCQSWLDSKKRDIPMVFSENMFCAGFLTVKQDTCQGDSGSVFTVLDTESGRWVATGIVSWGIGCAEGYGFYTKILNYVDWIKGIVREDSRSMLLSY is encoded by the exons ATGGAAAT GCACGTTCCTTTTCCCCCGTGGGCCTTCCTCTTTTTTGGAGTGATCAGTTCCAGTCCAGTGCCAAGAAAGCTTTTTGGGGAGATCAGATCTCCCGGTTATCCCAAGCCATATCCCAACAATAACATCAGCATCTGGGATATCCATGTTCCAAAAGGCTATGTGGTGAAGCTGACCTTCAGATATTTTGACCTGGAGCCATCTGAGTCCTGCTTCTATGACTATGTTAAG ATCAAAGCAGACAAGAAGAACTTGGGCCGATACTGTGGCCAGCTTGGGTCAATCACAGGCAATCACCCAGGAAGAAAGGAGTTTGTATCCAAGGGGAACAGAATGCACCTGGCATTTCATTCTGATTTCTCCAATGAAGACAATGGCACGGTGATTCCCTATAGGGGCTTCCTGGCCTATTACCAAGCTGTGG ATTTTGATGAATGTGACCCTAACAATGCTGCTGAGGAAGATGAAAGGCCTCGGTGCCAGCATGTCTGCCACAACTATGTGGGTGGCTACTTCTGTTCTTGCCGGACTGGCTACCAGCTTCAGAGTGACCTCCACTCCTGCAAAG TGGAGTGCAGCAGTGAGTTGTTCACAGAGGCATCTGGGTACCTGAGCAGCCCCGAGTACCCCCAGCCCTATCCTGAAGACCTCCAGTGTAACTACAGCATCCGTCTGCAAAAGGGCCTGTCTATCATCCTGAAGTTCTTGGAACCCTTTGAGATTGATGATCACCAGCAAGTCCGCTGCCCTTATGATCAGCTTAAG ATCCAAGCACGAGGGAGAGAGATTGGTGAATTCTGTGGCAAGGAGTCACCTGGCAGCATTGAAACCAACAGCAATGAGGTGGACATTCTCTTCCTCACCGATGACTCAGGGTTCAGCCGTGGCTGGAAGATCCACTACACCTCGGAGA AAATACGGTGCCCACAGCCTGTCCCACGAGATCAGTTTACCATCATCAGAGACCCGCAGCCTGTGTATCAGTTTCAGGACTATTTCATTGTCAGCTGCAAGACTGGATATAACCTGATGGAG GGCAACCGAAAGCTGCCATCCTTCACAGCTGTTTGCCAGGCTGATGGCACATGGCATCAGTCCATGCCCCGCTGTGAAA ttGTGAACTGTGGCAACCCTACAGACCTGACCAATGGGGCATTCAGCTATGTTAACAAACCTGCAAACAACAGCTACCAGTCAGTGATCACGTACCAATGCAATGAACCATATTATCACATTGTCACTGGAACAGGTGGTG ACAGATTCACCTGCTCTCCTGAGGGAACCTGGGTCGATCGAGATGGCCAGGTGAAGATTCCTGCCTGCTTGCCAG TGTGTGGGAAGCCGGACAATCCCGTCACTGAAGTCCAGCGGATCTTGGGTGGCAAGTCAGCAAGGACAGGCAGTTTCCCTTGGCAGGCTCTGACTGGCATCCATGGACGAGGGGGTGGTGCGCTCCTAGGTGACCGCTGGATCCTGACTGCTGCCCACACCATATTCCCCAAAGAGGCAGCCAGGAACAATGTAAGCCTGGACCAGCTAGCACAGGAGGCTGACATTTTCCTCGGTCACACCGAGGTAGAAGAGCTTCACAAGATGGGTAACCACCCTGTACGTAGGATCTTTATCCATCCAGACTACAATCCTAACGATCAGCACAACTTCAATGGGGACATAGCCCTGCTGGAGCTGAAACACCCCGTAACCCTGGGCCCTATGGTACTGCCCATCTGTCTGCCAGGTACTACCAACAATACTTTCTACACAGATGGGCACATGGGCTATGTGAGTGGCTTTGGTGTGgaaaaaaactttatttcaaataatttgaagTATGTAAGCCTACCAGCGGTTGCTCGAGAGAAGTGTCAGAGTTGGCTGGACAGTAAGAAGAGAGATATACCTATGGTTTTCTCTGAGAACATGTTCTGTGCTGGCTTCCTCACAGTCAAACAGGATACCTGCCAGGGGGATAGTGGGAGTGTCTTCACAGTGTTAGACACAGAAAGTGGTCGCTGGGTGGCTACCGGTATTGTTTCTTGGGGTATTGGCTGTGCCGAAGGTTATGGCTTCTACACCAAGATCCTCAACTATGTGGATTGGATCAAAGGGATAGTAAGGGAGGATAGCCGCTCAATGTTGCTGTCCTACTAG